One Punica granatum isolate Tunisia-2019 chromosome 3, ASM765513v2, whole genome shotgun sequence genomic window carries:
- the LOC116200800 gene encoding trihelix transcription factor ASR3-like codes for MEPEQQLSLGTAEGDGGGNGGDDSVKAARLPRWTRQEILVLIQGKRVAEGRLRGRRAGRAASGGGLVEPKWALVSSYCRRHGVNRGPLQCRKRWSNLSGDFKKIREWEARVRAGEAAESFWAMRNDMRRGRKLPGFFDREVFDILDHRAEVPAPPLALARAPAAAEEAEEVIFDSGRKVVAEDGLFSDFEQEQGGASSPRDEAEAEAEAEVAAIPTPIPLRISTRITGMLDENLTSAAPESKRRPEEGRKRKRPVAEAGDEETLGLQHRLIDLLEKNSRLLTDQLEVQDRNSKLDRDLRKDQADGLLGVLNKLADALVKIADRL; via the exons ATGGAGCCGGAGCAGCAGCTCAGCCTCGGGACAGCGGAGGGGGACGGCGGGGGTAATGGCGGGGATGACAGCGTGAAGGCGGCGAGGCTGCCCCGGTGGACGAGGCAGGAGATACTGGTGCTGATACAGGGGAAGCGGGTGGCGGAGGGGCGTTTGAGGGGGCGCCGGGCTGGCCGGGCGGCAAGCGGTGGAGGCCTGGTTGAGCCGAAGTGGGCATTGGTGTCGTCTTATTGCCGGCGGCACGGGGTGaaccggggcccgctccagtGCCGGAAGCGGTGGAGCAACCTCTCTGGGGACTTCAAGAAGATCAGGGAGTGGGAGGCGAGGGTCCGGGCCGGCGAGGCAGCGGAGTCGTTCTGGGCGATGAGGAACGACATGAGGCGGGGGAGGAAGCTGCCGGGGTTCTTCGACAGGGAAGTCTTCGATATCCTCGACCACAGGGCCGAGGTGCCAGCACCCCCGCTGGCCCTTGCGCGAGCTCCGGCGGCAGCAGAGGAGGCTGAGGAGGTCATATTCGATAGCGGGCGGAAGGTGGTGGCAGAGGACGGGCTGTTCTCGGACTTCGAGCAGGAGCAGGGTGGCGCCAGCAGCCCAAGGGACGAGGCGGAGGCGGAGGCGGAAGCTGAGGTCGCGGCGATTCCGACTCCAATTCCTCTGAGGATTTCAACTAGAATAACAG GCATGTTGGATGAGAATCTCACGAGCGCAGCCCCCGAGTCCAAACGCCGTCCCGAAGAGGGGAGGAAGCGAAAACGGCCAGTAGCAGAAGCGGGGGATGAGGAGACGCTCGGTCTCCAGCATCGACTGATCGATCTGTTAGAAAAAAACAGCAGATTGCTAACCGACCAACTAGAAGTTCAAGATAGGAACTCGAAACTAGACCGAGACCTGAGGAAAGATCAGGCGGACGGATTGCTCGGCGTTCTCAATAAGCTGGCGGATGCTCTCGTGAAGATCGCGGATAGGTTGTAG